A region from the Nesterenkonia lacusekhoensis genome encodes:
- a CDS encoding sulfurtransferase — protein MTAPAVTITAPALRELQDAGAPLTVLDVRWRQDRPEGLPDYLAGHIPGAIFVDLDYELADPSRAPQEGNHPLPSAEAFQETLRRWGITEEHTVVVYDDLKNLSAARAWWLLRAAGLSDVRILDGSLRAWTSAGYPLSTDMEFTEPSEISISFGHLPTAEAEEIAALDSTGTLLDARPGSRYAGIDDPLAERPGHIPGAISAPTAANTDSTGHLLTPEEIRERYAALGAPPGSRLHVYCFSGVHSAHSALALTSAGYEPVLYPGGFGQWSRDPQRPVER, from the coding sequence ATGACCGCCCCCGCCGTCACCATCACTGCCCCAGCCCTCCGCGAGCTCCAGGACGCCGGCGCCCCGCTGACCGTGCTGGATGTGCGGTGGCGCCAGGACCGCCCCGAAGGCCTGCCCGACTATCTGGCCGGACATATCCCGGGAGCGATCTTCGTGGACCTGGACTACGAGCTCGCAGACCCTTCGCGGGCACCGCAGGAGGGAAACCACCCCCTCCCCTCAGCCGAAGCCTTCCAAGAGACACTGCGCCGCTGGGGCATCACGGAGGAGCACACCGTGGTGGTCTACGACGATCTGAAGAACCTCTCCGCCGCCCGCGCCTGGTGGCTGCTGCGGGCCGCAGGCCTGAGCGACGTGCGCATCCTCGACGGCTCGCTGCGCGCCTGGACCTCAGCCGGATACCCGCTCTCCACCGACATGGAGTTCACCGAACCCAGCGAGATCAGCATCAGCTTCGGCCACCTGCCCACCGCCGAGGCCGAGGAGATCGCCGCCCTGGACAGCACCGGCACCCTGCTCGACGCCCGGCCGGGAAGCCGCTACGCAGGCATCGATGACCCGCTGGCCGAACGGCCCGGACACATCCCCGGTGCGATCAGCGCTCCGACGGCGGCCAACACCGACAGCACCGGTCACCTGCTGACCCCAGAAGAGATCCGCGAGCGCTACGCCGCCCTGGGAGCACCCCCGGGCAGCCGTCTCCATGTCTACTGCTTCTCCGGGGTCCACTCCGCTCATTCGGCACTGGCGCTGACCAGTGCGGGCTACGAACCGGTGCTCTACCCGGGCGGGTTCGGCCAGTGGAGCCGAGATCCCCAACGCCCGGTGGAGCGCTGA
- a CDS encoding nitrite/sulfite reductase, producing the protein MASLTPTETADAAPKRPARPSKRPNGQWKVDGTDPLNHNEEFKQADNGLNVRERIEQIYSKQGFASIEPDDLRGRFRWWGLYTQRRPGVPAGAHTSLPPEEVDDEYFMLRVRIDGGALTTEQLRTIGELSRDYARNTADVTDRQNIQLHWVRVEDVPEIWRRLEAVDLGTTEACGDTPRVILGSPVAGISADEIIDPTPVIQEISQRYIGDDTLSNLPRKYKTAITGHPSQDVVHEINDFGLVGLDHAEHGPGYDLWVGGGLSTNSRLAERLGAFVTQEEAPEVWHAVTQAFRDYGYRRLRNKARMKFLINDWGAEKFRQVIEDEYLGYRLKDGPPAPAPSIPGDHVGVHAQKDGRYYIGAAPVVGRVDGELLIRLAELLEAHGSHRLRTTPHQKIVVLDIAAEHIDSVKEGLKALDLDPEPTVFRRSTMACTGIEYCKLAIVETKVTARQTIEQLETRLADVADQLPERLTLHINGCPNSCARIQTADIGLKGQLLPDDDGEKTPGFQVHLGGGLASSDREDPGLGRTVRGLKVTADGLVDYSEALIRRYLRSRSSASETFAEWAHRVDESHLQLEDPEEQEGSRA; encoded by the coding sequence ATGGCCTCACTCACACCCACCGAGACCGCCGACGCCGCGCCCAAGCGTCCGGCCCGTCCTTCCAAGCGCCCCAACGGCCAGTGGAAGGTCGACGGGACGGATCCGCTGAACCACAACGAGGAGTTCAAACAAGCGGACAACGGCCTCAACGTCCGCGAGCGCATCGAGCAGATCTACTCCAAGCAGGGCTTCGCCTCCATCGAGCCGGATGATCTGCGCGGCCGCTTCCGGTGGTGGGGGCTCTACACCCAGCGCCGCCCCGGCGTGCCGGCCGGTGCTCACACCTCGCTGCCGCCCGAAGAGGTGGACGACGAGTACTTCATGCTGCGGGTCCGGATCGACGGCGGCGCGCTGACCACTGAGCAGCTGCGGACCATCGGCGAGCTCTCCCGCGACTACGCACGCAACACCGCCGATGTCACCGACCGGCAGAACATCCAGCTGCACTGGGTCAGGGTGGAGGATGTCCCCGAGATCTGGCGCCGCCTGGAGGCGGTCGACCTCGGCACCACCGAAGCCTGTGGCGACACCCCACGCGTCATCCTGGGCTCGCCGGTCGCCGGGATCTCCGCCGATGAGATCATCGACCCCACCCCGGTGATCCAGGAGATCTCGCAGCGCTACATCGGCGACGACACGCTCTCCAACCTTCCCCGCAAATACAAGACCGCCATCACCGGCCACCCCAGCCAGGATGTGGTCCACGAGATCAACGACTTCGGGCTGGTCGGCCTCGACCACGCCGAGCACGGCCCCGGCTACGACCTCTGGGTGGGCGGCGGCCTGTCCACCAACTCCCGGCTGGCCGAACGTCTGGGCGCCTTCGTCACGCAGGAGGAGGCCCCCGAGGTCTGGCACGCGGTCACCCAGGCGTTCCGCGACTACGGCTACCGACGGCTGCGCAACAAGGCCCGGATGAAGTTCCTGATCAACGACTGGGGCGCGGAGAAGTTCCGCCAGGTCATCGAGGACGAGTACCTGGGCTACCGGCTCAAGGACGGTCCGCCGGCGCCGGCACCCTCCATCCCCGGGGACCATGTGGGCGTCCACGCGCAGAAGGACGGGCGCTACTACATCGGAGCCGCCCCCGTGGTGGGCCGGGTCGACGGCGAGCTGCTGATCCGTCTGGCCGAGCTGCTGGAGGCCCACGGGTCCCACCGGCTGCGCACCACTCCTCACCAGAAGATCGTGGTGCTGGACATCGCGGCCGAGCACATCGACTCGGTCAAGGAGGGTCTGAAGGCGCTGGACCTGGATCCCGAGCCCACTGTCTTCCGCCGCTCCACGATGGCCTGCACCGGCATCGAGTACTGCAAGCTCGCCATTGTGGAGACCAAGGTGACCGCCCGCCAGACCATCGAGCAGCTGGAGACCCGCCTGGCCGACGTCGCCGACCAGCTGCCCGAGCGCCTGACCCTGCACATCAACGGCTGCCCCAACTCCTGCGCCCGGATCCAGACCGCGGACATCGGGCTGAAGGGGCAGCTGCTTCCCGACGACGACGGCGAGAAGACCCCCGGCTTCCAGGTCCACCTGGGCGGCGGACTCGCCTCCAGCGACCGGGAGGACCCGGGCCTGGGCCGAACCGTGCGCGGACTGAAGGTCACCGCAGACGGCCTGGTGGACTACAGCGAAGCTCTGATCCGTCGGTACCTGCGCAGCCGCAGCAGCGCCTCAGAGACCTTCGCCGAATGGGCCCACCGGGTGGACGAGTCCCACCTCCAGCTGGAGGACCCGGAAGAGCAGGAAGGGAGCCGAGCATGA
- a CDS encoding phosphoadenylyl-sulfate reductase codes for MTTHPTPEQQTSPEQQTQTAELRALAQSGAEALDWDARAEDVIAWAAQQFGTREMAVACSMQDAVLPAMVADQIPGVDVLFLETGYHFAETIAERNEVARTLDVNIVDVMPTLSVAEQDQKHGKDLFASDPAACCRMRKMEPLAEALTGYKLWFTGVRRDEAPTRINTPLVTFDELHGLIKVNPLATWSFDDLVSYSHEHSVPVNLLLENGYPSIGCQPCTQPVAPGEDPRSGRWAGSGKVECGIHTTEATS; via the coding sequence ATGACCACCCACCCCACCCCGGAGCAGCAGACTTCCCCGGAACAGCAGACACAGACGGCAGAGCTGCGCGCCCTGGCGCAGTCCGGCGCGGAGGCGCTGGACTGGGACGCCCGAGCCGAGGACGTCATCGCCTGGGCGGCTCAGCAGTTCGGCACCCGCGAGATGGCCGTGGCCTGCTCCATGCAGGACGCCGTGCTGCCGGCCATGGTGGCCGACCAGATCCCCGGCGTGGACGTGCTGTTCCTGGAGACCGGCTACCACTTCGCCGAGACCATCGCCGAGCGCAACGAGGTCGCCCGGACCCTGGATGTGAACATCGTCGACGTCATGCCCACGCTCAGCGTGGCCGAACAGGACCAGAAGCACGGCAAGGACCTCTTCGCCTCCGACCCGGCCGCCTGCTGCCGGATGCGCAAGATGGAGCCGCTGGCCGAGGCGCTGACCGGCTATAAGCTCTGGTTCACCGGTGTGCGCCGCGATGAGGCCCCCACCCGGATCAACACTCCCCTGGTGACCTTCGACGAACTGCACGGGCTGATCAAGGTCAACCCGCTGGCCACCTGGAGCTTCGATGACCTGGTCAGCTACTCCCACGAGCACAGCGTCCCGGTGAACCTGCTGCTGGAGAACGGATACCCCTCCATCGGCTGCCAGCCCTGCACCCAGCCCGTCGCCCCCGGAGAGGACCCGCGGTCCGGCCGCTGGGCCGGCTCCGGCAAGGTCGAATGCGGCATCCACACCACGGAGGCCACCTCATGA
- the cysD gene encoding sulfate adenylyltransferase subunit CysD has translation MSSLARLEAESIHIIREVVAEFDRPAMLFSGGKDSVVMLHLAAKAFRPGPVPFPVVHIDTGHNFEEVIDFRDRTVERLGLRLVVGSVQELIDSGELQERADGTRNPLQTVPLLNTIRENRFDAVFGGARRDEDRARAKERILSLRDEFGQWNPRSQRPELWNLYNGRHTPGQHVRAFPISNWTELDVWRYIAAEDIELPPLYYAHHRPVFRRDGMIRAVGPHSLPTEEETVETLQVRYRTVGDMSCTGAVLSEATTNELVLQEVAAATVTERGATRADDRLSEAAMEDRKKDGYF, from the coding sequence ATGAGTTCACTGGCACGGCTCGAGGCCGAATCCATCCACATCATCCGCGAGGTGGTCGCCGAGTTCGACCGCCCCGCCATGCTCTTCTCCGGCGGCAAGGACTCTGTGGTCATGCTGCACCTGGCCGCCAAGGCCTTCCGCCCCGGACCCGTCCCCTTCCCGGTGGTCCACATCGACACCGGCCACAACTTCGAAGAGGTCATCGACTTCCGCGACCGCACCGTCGAGCGGCTGGGCCTGCGCCTGGTGGTCGGCTCGGTCCAGGAGCTCATCGACTCCGGTGAGCTGCAGGAGCGCGCCGACGGCACCCGCAACCCGCTGCAGACGGTCCCGCTGCTCAACACCATCCGAGAGAACCGGTTCGACGCCGTCTTCGGCGGCGCTCGACGAGACGAGGACCGGGCGCGGGCCAAGGAGCGGATCCTCTCGCTGCGCGACGAGTTCGGCCAGTGGAACCCCCGCAGCCAGCGCCCCGAGCTGTGGAACCTCTACAACGGCCGGCACACCCCCGGCCAGCACGTCCGGGCCTTCCCCATCAGCAACTGGACCGAGCTGGACGTCTGGCGCTACATCGCCGCCGAGGACATCGAGCTGCCGCCGCTGTACTACGCCCACCACCGGCCGGTCTTCCGCCGCGACGGCATGATCCGCGCCGTCGGCCCCCACAGCCTCCCCACCGAGGAGGAGACCGTGGAGACGCTGCAGGTGCGCTACCGCACCGTGGGCGATATGTCCTGCACCGGCGCCGTGCTCTCCGAGGCCACCACCAATGAACTCGTCCTCCAGGAGGTCGCCGCCGCCACGGTCACCGAACGCGGAGCCACCCGCGCCGATGACCGGCTCAGCGAAGCCGCCATGGAAGACCGCAAGAAGGACGGTTACTTTTGA
- a CDS encoding sulfate adenylyltransferase subunit 1 — MITPNSDQTGSLFRLATAGSVDDGKSTLVGRLLHDAQAILSDQLASVARTSAERGFDAGEALEQSDREELAEQPLDLALLTDGLRAEREQGITIDVAYRYFATDRRSFVLADCPGHVQYTRNTVTGTSTADAVVLLVDVRNGVVEQTRRHLAVATLLRVEHVIIAVNKIDAVDYSEEAFRAVEQDIRAVAAELGSPDPRVIPVSALHGDNVVTVSERTPWYRAPEHLGQALLPILEELPDADASLRSEEPLRLPVQTVIRPHQDYRGYAGQIASGFLQPGDRVRLQPGAHVTEVTAVERTELQTQLAGGEGMPQLAAPGESVTIQLAGEFDAARGTLITDPDRPAVELDELTTRVAWLADSPLKPGARVLFKHGTATVKALVTAIDDRLDLSTLSSEPAQELELNDIGTVQIKLASTLPVDDYSVSKRTGAALLIDPTDGNTLAAGMIRVPEPEEEPEAQSDEEWLSS, encoded by the coding sequence TTGATCACCCCGAACTCAGACCAGACCGGCTCGCTGTTCCGGCTGGCCACCGCCGGAAGCGTCGACGACGGCAAATCCACCCTGGTGGGCCGGCTGCTCCACGATGCCCAGGCCATCCTCTCCGACCAGCTGGCCTCAGTGGCCCGCACTTCGGCCGAGCGCGGCTTCGACGCCGGTGAGGCCCTCGAACAGAGCGACCGTGAGGAGCTGGCCGAGCAGCCTCTGGACCTCGCGCTGCTGACCGACGGCCTGCGCGCCGAGCGGGAACAGGGCATCACCATCGATGTGGCCTACCGCTACTTCGCCACCGATCGGCGCAGCTTTGTGCTCGCCGACTGCCCCGGCCACGTCCAGTACACCCGCAACACCGTCACCGGCACCTCCACCGCCGATGCCGTGGTGCTGCTGGTGGATGTGCGCAACGGCGTGGTGGAGCAGACCCGCCGCCACCTCGCTGTGGCCACACTGCTGCGCGTGGAACACGTGATCATCGCGGTCAACAAGATCGACGCCGTGGACTACTCCGAAGAGGCCTTCCGTGCCGTGGAGCAGGACATCCGCGCCGTGGCCGCCGAGCTGGGGAGCCCGGATCCGCGGGTCATCCCGGTCTCGGCTCTGCACGGGGACAACGTGGTGACCGTCTCGGAGCGCACACCCTGGTATCGGGCTCCGGAGCACCTGGGGCAGGCTCTGCTCCCCATCCTGGAGGAGCTCCCCGACGCCGATGCCTCCCTGCGCAGCGAGGAGCCGCTGCGGCTGCCGGTCCAGACCGTCATCCGCCCTCACCAGGACTACCGCGGCTATGCCGGACAGATCGCCTCCGGGTTCCTCCAGCCTGGGGACCGGGTGCGGCTGCAGCCGGGCGCCCACGTCACTGAGGTGACCGCTGTGGAGCGCACTGAGCTGCAGACCCAGCTGGCCGGGGGCGAGGGCATGCCCCAGCTGGCCGCTCCGGGCGAATCGGTGACCATCCAGCTCGCGGGCGAGTTCGACGCCGCCCGCGGCACCCTGATCACTGATCCGGACCGCCCCGCCGTGGAGCTCGACGAGCTGACCACCCGGGTGGCCTGGCTGGCGGACAGCCCGCTGAAGCCCGGGGCCCGTGTGCTGTTCAAGCACGGCACCGCCACCGTCAAGGCACTGGTCACCGCGATCGACGACCGGCTGGACCTCAGCACGCTCTCCTCGGAGCCGGCCCAGGAGCTTGAGCTCAACGACATCGGAACCGTCCAGATCAAGCTGGCCTCCACCCTCCCGGTGGACGACTACTCGGTGTCCAAGCGCACCGGAGCGGCCCTGCTGATCGACCCCACCGACGGCAACACGCTGGCGGCCGGCATGATCCGCGTCCCCGAGCCTGAAGAGGAGCCTGAGGCTCAGAGCGACGAGGAGTGGCTGTCATCATGA
- the cobA gene encoding uroporphyrinogen-III C-methyltransferase: MSTVSLIGGGPGEESLITERGRELLQAADVVVADRLGPRGLLDDLAPEVEVIDVGKAPGHHSTPQEQINALLVEHALAGRTVARLKGGDPFILGRGSEEREHCRRYGIEVEVVPGITSAVSVPAAAGIPLTHRGISRGFTVVTGHEDLGVIPRAEGHTLVILMGVKTLRRTATALMVNGFAAETPVGIVEAGWTPQQRVTLGRLGDIAELALQRQVANPAVIVVGEVVTLADHWAELYQPAADLAHTTTSQRQP, encoded by the coding sequence ATGAGCACCGTCTCTCTCATCGGCGGCGGCCCCGGAGAGGAGTCGCTGATCACCGAGCGCGGCCGGGAGCTGCTGCAGGCGGCCGACGTCGTCGTCGCCGACCGACTGGGCCCCCGCGGGCTGCTGGATGACCTCGCGCCGGAGGTGGAGGTCATCGACGTTGGGAAGGCTCCCGGACATCACAGCACACCGCAGGAGCAGATCAACGCGCTGCTGGTGGAGCACGCCCTGGCCGGGCGGACGGTAGCGCGGCTCAAGGGCGGCGATCCCTTCATCCTGGGCCGCGGCTCCGAGGAGCGCGAGCACTGCCGGCGCTACGGGATCGAGGTGGAGGTGGTCCCCGGGATCACCTCAGCCGTCTCGGTTCCCGCCGCGGCCGGCATCCCGCTGACCCACCGAGGGATCTCCCGCGGATTCACCGTGGTCACCGGTCATGAGGACCTGGGTGTGATCCCTCGGGCCGAAGGGCATACCCTGGTGATCCTGATGGGTGTGAAGACCCTGCGCCGCACCGCCACCGCGCTGATGGTCAACGGCTTCGCCGCCGAGACGCCGGTGGGGATCGTGGAGGCCGGATGGACCCCGCAGCAGCGGGTCACCCTCGGCCGGCTGGGGGACATCGCAGAGCTCGCCCTGCAGCGTCAGGTCGCCAATCCGGCTGTGATCGTGGTCGGTGAGGTGGTCACCCTGGCCGATCACTGGGCTGAGCTCTACCAGCCCGCAGCAGACCTCGCACACACTACGACTTCGCAAAGGCAGCCATGA
- a CDS encoding FAD-dependent oxidoreductase — translation MTDRTLRIAVIGAGPAGVYAADILSRSEQGEHVEIDLFDRYPAPFGLIRYGVAPDHPRIKGIVKALHKVMERGKIRFIGNVDYGTDLTREDLQRHYDAVIFSTGAIDDAALNIPGIELDGSFGAADFVSWYDGHPDYPREWPLQAQQIAVLGNGNVALDVARVLAKHADDLLETEIPENVYAGLKASPVTDVHVFGRRGPAQVKFTPLELRELAHSKDVDIILYEEDFEFDEASDEAIKTNNQVKTMVNTLANWLVEQEERTEPASRRLHLHFLHSPVEIVGDADSGRGGSVSGIRFERQELDGTGNVRGTGEYLDYDVQAVYRAIGYFGSPLAEVPFDAERGTIPNQAGRIIDEDGEHLRGLYATGWIKRGPVGLIGHTKGDASETIGCLLEDLPHLPAPAEPEVDVVELLESRGVETTSWDGWIALDAHERSLGEAWGELDDGGIRERVKVVPREEMVRVSRALQTVPASEEADQ, via the coding sequence ATGACTGATCGGACACTTCGCATCGCCGTGATCGGCGCCGGCCCCGCCGGTGTCTACGCAGCAGACATCCTCTCCCGCTCCGAGCAGGGCGAGCACGTAGAGATCGACCTCTTCGACCGCTACCCGGCCCCCTTCGGGCTCATCCGCTACGGTGTGGCCCCGGACCACCCGCGCATCAAGGGGATCGTCAAGGCCCTGCACAAAGTCATGGAGCGCGGGAAGATCCGCTTCATCGGCAACGTCGACTACGGCACCGACCTCACCCGTGAGGACCTGCAGCGCCACTACGACGCCGTGATCTTCTCCACCGGAGCCATCGACGACGCCGCGCTGAACATCCCCGGCATCGAGCTCGACGGCAGCTTCGGTGCCGCGGACTTCGTCTCCTGGTACGACGGCCACCCGGACTACCCGCGCGAGTGGCCGCTTCAGGCCCAGCAGATCGCCGTGCTGGGCAACGGCAACGTGGCCCTGGACGTGGCCCGGGTGCTCGCCAAGCATGCCGATGACCTGCTGGAGACCGAGATCCCGGAGAACGTCTACGCCGGGCTGAAGGCCTCCCCGGTCACCGATGTGCACGTCTTCGGCCGGCGCGGCCCCGCCCAGGTGAAGTTCACCCCGCTGGAGCTGCGCGAGCTCGCCCACTCCAAGGACGTGGACATCATCCTCTACGAGGAGGACTTCGAGTTCGACGAGGCCTCCGATGAGGCCATCAAGACCAACAACCAGGTCAAGACCATGGTCAACACTCTGGCCAACTGGTTGGTGGAGCAGGAGGAGCGCACGGAGCCGGCGTCGCGCCGTCTGCACCTGCACTTCCTGCACTCCCCGGTGGAGATCGTCGGTGATGCCGACAGCGGCCGGGGCGGATCGGTCAGCGGCATCCGCTTCGAGCGTCAGGAGCTCGACGGCACCGGCAACGTCCGCGGCACCGGCGAGTACCTGGACTACGACGTCCAGGCGGTCTACCGCGCCATCGGCTACTTCGGCAGCCCGTTGGCCGAGGTGCCGTTCGACGCCGAGCGCGGGACCATCCCCAACCAGGCCGGTCGCATCATCGACGAGGACGGCGAGCACCTGAGAGGCCTCTACGCCACCGGGTGGATCAAGCGCGGCCCTGTCGGGCTGATCGGGCACACCAAGGGCGACGCCTCCGAGACCATCGGCTGCCTGCTCGAGGACCTGCCCCACCTGCCGGCTCCGGCCGAGCCGGAGGTCGACGTCGTCGAGCTGCTGGAGTCCCGCGGCGTGGAGACCACCTCCTGGGACGGCTGGATCGCTCTGGACGCCCACGAGCGGTCCCTGGGCGAAGCCTGGGGTGAGCTCGACGACGGCGGCATCCGCGAGCGCGTGAAGGTCGTCCCGCGCGAGGAGATGGTCCGCGTCTCCCGCGCCCTGCAGACCGTCCCAGCATCCGAGGAGGCTGACCAGTGA
- the fdxA gene encoding ferredoxin: MTYIIALPCVDLKDKACIDECPVDCIYEGERSLYIHPDECVDCGACEPVCPVEAIYYEDDLPEEWSEYYRANVEFFDDVGSPGGAARLGLIEKDHEVIAALPPQES; the protein is encoded by the coding sequence GTGACCTACATCATCGCCCTGCCCTGTGTGGACCTGAAGGATAAGGCCTGCATCGACGAGTGCCCCGTGGACTGCATCTACGAGGGCGAACGCTCCCTCTACATCCACCCGGACGAATGCGTGGACTGCGGCGCCTGCGAGCCCGTCTGCCCGGTGGAGGCCATCTATTATGAGGATGATCTTCCCGAGGAGTGGTCCGAGTACTACCGGGCCAACGTCGAGTTCTTCGACGACGTCGGCTCCCCCGGCGGTGCGGCCAGACTCGGCCTGATCGAGAAGGATCACGAGGTCATCGCCGCGCTCCCGCCCCAGGAGAGCTGA
- a CDS encoding acyl-CoA dehydrogenase family protein: MFPGFYEEIHEEFREVVREFVTREVSPHYQQWDAAHMIDRALWEKASENGLLGLAVPEEHGGMGLEDYRFRMIIDEELARADALGVALALHLHDDWVLPALLQFGTEEQKAHWLPRFMDASFVSSVAFTEPGAGSDLRGVRTKAVKNDDGSWCLSGQKTFIGNGISGDGALVLARTDGSDVKERGAASSFSLFLVQKEDNPGYRPGSQLEKMGLKASDTAELFFDEVHVPAQNMIGAEGQGLEIAKAILPQGRLAVAAAAVVVAGEALRQTIRYVGEREAFGGPLTQFQNTRFQLADLQTRLEVTQRYVAAAVDSHNAGELDVVAASKAKLWAAEEAKSAVDACLQLHGGYGYILEYPVAQAYLAVRLLTIFGGTSEVLRETIAGDVLG, translated from the coding sequence ATGTTCCCTGGTTTCTACGAGGAGATCCACGAGGAGTTCCGGGAGGTCGTCCGGGAATTCGTCACCCGCGAGGTCTCCCCGCATTATCAGCAGTGGGATGCGGCCCATATGATCGACCGTGCCCTGTGGGAGAAGGCCTCCGAGAACGGGCTGCTGGGCCTGGCCGTGCCCGAGGAGCACGGCGGCATGGGGCTGGAGGACTACCGGTTCCGGATGATCATCGATGAGGAGCTCGCCCGCGCCGACGCCCTGGGCGTGGCCCTGGCGCTGCACCTGCACGACGACTGGGTGCTGCCCGCGCTGCTGCAGTTCGGCACCGAGGAGCAGAAGGCCCACTGGCTGCCCCGCTTCATGGACGCCTCCTTCGTCTCCTCGGTGGCCTTCACCGAGCCCGGCGCCGGCTCCGACCTGCGCGGTGTGCGCACCAAAGCGGTGAAGAACGACGACGGCAGCTGGTGCCTGAGCGGTCAGAAGACCTTCATCGGCAACGGCATCTCCGGCGACGGCGCCCTGGTCCTGGCACGGACCGACGGCTCCGATGTGAAGGAGCGCGGTGCGGCGTCGTCGTTCAGCCTGTTCCTGGTCCAGAAGGAGGACAACCCGGGATACCGTCCGGGCTCCCAGCTGGAGAAGATGGGGCTGAAGGCCTCGGACACCGCGGAGCTGTTCTTTGACGAGGTCCACGTCCCGGCACAGAACATGATCGGGGCTGAGGGCCAGGGCCTGGAGATCGCCAAGGCGATCCTGCCCCAGGGCCGGCTCGCCGTGGCTGCGGCGGCCGTGGTCGTGGCCGGCGAGGCGCTGCGTCAGACCATCCGGTATGTGGGTGAGCGTGAGGCCTTCGGCGGCCCGCTGACCCAGTTCCAGAACACCCGCTTCCAGCTGGCGGACCTGCAGACCCGTCTGGAGGTCACCCAGCGCTACGTGGCCGCCGCCGTGGACTCCCACAACGCGGGCGAGCTCGACGTGGTGGCGGCGTCGAAGGCGAAGCTCTGGGCGGCCGAGGAGGCGAAGTCTGCTGTGGACGCCTGCCTGCAGCTGCACGGCGGCTACGGCTACATCCTGGAGTACCCGGTGGCTCAGGCGTATCTGGCGGTGCGGCTGCTGACCATCTTCGGAGGGACCAGCGAGGTGCTGCGCGAGACCATCGCCGGGGATGTTCTGGGCTGA
- a CDS encoding sulfate/molybdate ABC transporter ATP-binding protein, with product MGIEIRGLNKSYGDFAALRDITLSLPSGGLTALLGPSGSGKTTLLRILGGQESPDTGTVQIDGQDVTVLPAQKRNIGFVFQHYAAFRHMTVAKNVAFGLEIRRVPKAQIRQRVEELLSLVQLSQHGHKMPSQLSGGQRQRMALARALAIDPSVLLLDEPFGALDAKVRKELRDWLRRLHDDVHVTSVFVTHDQEEALEVADTIVVVNEGVVEQVGTPEEIYDRPASDFVFRFIGETTQLGEMLLRPHDVRIVPEASGTGAGAGNCSAGVGGSDLSSSDLGGVFSGEITRWNRVGFETRLEVTLDPTAQGPVQQTPVHVQLTRTEVRGLGLQPGDRVIVAPHPDAELRPAQRAGAPEPVLAAV from the coding sequence GTGGGCATCGAGATCCGAGGACTGAACAAGAGCTATGGCGACTTCGCCGCGCTCCGGGACATCACGCTGTCGCTGCCCTCCGGCGGGCTGACGGCGCTGCTGGGGCCCTCGGGCTCCGGGAAGACCACGCTGCTGCGCATCCTGGGCGGGCAGGAGTCTCCGGACACCGGGACGGTGCAGATCGACGGCCAGGACGTGACGGTGCTGCCGGCGCAGAAGCGCAACATCGGCTTCGTCTTCCAGCACTACGCGGCCTTCAGGCATATGACCGTGGCCAAGAACGTAGCCTTCGGCCTGGAGATCCGCAGAGTACCCAAAGCCCAGATCAGGCAGCGGGTGGAGGAGCTGCTGAGCCTGGTGCAGCTCTCTCAGCACGGGCATAAGATGCCTTCCCAGCTCTCCGGGGGTCAGCGTCAGCGCATGGCGCTGGCCCGGGCGCTGGCCATCGACCCTTCGGTGCTGCTGCTGGATGAGCCCTTCGGTGCTCTGGACGCCAAGGTCCGCAAGGAGCTGCGGGACTGGCTGCGCCGGCTCCACGACGACGTCCACGTGACCAGTGTCTTCGTCACCCACGACCAGGAGGAGGCCCTGGAGGTGGCCGACACCATCGTGGTGGTCAACGAAGGGGTCGTGGAACAGGTGGGCACGCCGGAGGAGATCTACGACCGCCCGGCCAGCGACTTCGTCTTCCGCTTCATCGGAGAGACCACACAGCTCGGTGAGATGCTGCTGCGCCCGCACGACGTGCGGATCGTCCCCGAGGCCTCGGGGACCGGGGCTGGGGCAGGGAACTGCTCGGCCGGCGTCGGGGGCTCCGATCTGAGCAGCTCTGATCTGGGTGGCGTCTTCTCTGGCGAGATCACCCGCTGGAACCGGGTGGGCTTCGAGACCCGCCTGGAGGTCACGCTGGATCCCACGGCGCAGGGACCGGTCCAGCAGACTCCGGTCCACGTGCAGCTGACCCGTACGGAGGTCCGCGGTCTGGGCCTGCAGCCTGGGGATCGGGTCATCGTGGCGCCGCATCCCGACGCCGAACTCCGCCCCGCCCAGCGCGCAGGTGCCCCGGAGCCGGTCCTCGCCGCGGTCTGA